In Melospiza melodia melodia isolate bMelMel2 chromosome 5, bMelMel2.pri, whole genome shotgun sequence, the DNA window CAATGCCACAGATCAAGTTTTTCCTGCATCCTGAAAAGACTTCTTTGTGCTTAAAACCACTCAAGGTTTTTCCAAGTGAAACGTAAAAAAGAGATTAAAATCATGTTGTTAAATTCAAACCCCAATTAAACATAGCAGGCAATCTTAAAAAAAATACTGCAGAAAGAACACTGTAGTTTCTTTCCCTATTATATATCTTGGCTTTGACTTTTTGTTCTCTATACTCGATCTCAAATAAGTCTTTGAAATAATTTTGTGTAATCCAAATTTTCTAGCATGAAGTTGACCCCACTGAAGCTATTACAGCATTTATCGtgagaaaataatattttaccACTGCAGAACATGAAAACTCGCATTTCCAAACCCTTCACTTTTTACATGAAGTTCAAATGGAAAATTTTGCACCCTCCCTATGTTTCAAAGGAACCAAGATCCATGATGTAGTTTTTAGACTACCAGTGGTTTTGGTAGGTACTCACTGAGGTAATCACCAAttaagctttttttccccccatattaGCTCCTGTCTAccagctcctccccttgccccCTGCTTGAAGAGGAAGCCCAAATGCAATTTTAGTACAAGAAGCCTGTACCTGAGAGGACTGAGTCTGCTTCAAGGACAAAACACCTCCCATTTCCCACCTTGGACCTTCAGCATGCTTCTAGAACCTCTACAATCCATCCCCATTCTTTCATCAAAGCTTACACTTGCTAATTACAAAAAATTATTACCTTGGGAACATGACAGATACAAAAAAGAAACAGGTACTGGTCCAAACAAGACTTCCGTCTTCCATAAAATATTTTACTATTTTTTCCCTCGTCCCTGACCCTTCATCATGCACACTTCCTTGTGTTCTCTAACACCCGGGGTGTTACACCTCACAAAACATCTTCCTAGTTGAGCATATAAGTGATTTCAGAGGCTGTGACTCCCAGGACACAGTAATAAGCATCAAATTAACACAAGTATAAAAAACAATTGAGACCAGCACATTTTTAAGCCTAAAAAATCAACTTTTACCTCAGTTGTAATGCTACTGGCAGCTGTATTCCAATTTTCCAGCAAAACGGTGTAAGCTGGCTAGCAAAGCAGAAACGAATGGCAACTTCACCAACAGATTTCAGAAAGTAATCATTGAAGCATGTATTGCTAAAGAGAGCCCAGGTTTCTAAATTCCAAGTCAACTGAACTTGAACATGTCAAGTTCACTCTCATAATTTAGAACCAGAACAAACCATGTCCAAACTACATGTTCAAATTTTTATAAAAATTAAGGTTTAACATTTATTATACATCTAGCTTTCCACATCCATGTGGGGACAAGGAATCAGAATGTACATAACTATAAGCAGTGCAAAAGTGGTGCCAGTGAGAAGTCACAATAAAGTGATAGTACAAGACTAGAGAAAATGAAGCTATGGATGTTAAGAATGGAGACCAAAAAGATTAAACAAGGAAAAACATGAAGGAAGAGGGGAGGAAAGAGTCGGATGTTTAATAATGCCCTTGTTGCTGAAAGATAAACTAATGGCACAAGACAATGTCTCTTGTAGAACAAAAATCCAATAGCAATGAGTTTTTATTCACGTTTAGTCACCTGACATGAAAAAAGTGTCTGTTGCATTAAAATAGTCATCAATGTAAATGGCAGCATGGCTGAACAAGTCCTTTTCAATGGCAACGAACATCCCACATAGTAAAGTCACTTCAACACAGCCTCATGACAATTCCCACATCAAAacagtactttattttataattttttgccTCATCATTACCCCCACATTAAGATCTTTCAGTTGTCAAGTGtacaaggtgaagaaaaaggttCTCAGTCAGCAAACACAGGTGCATCAGGAAGTATCTCCACAACACACCGCTTCAGATCTGCTGGGTCCCAAGTCCATCCGTGAACGCTGGGctcccagcaccaagtgcagcccCCTACTACGGCTACACGACTATGTTAGCTTATTAATTCTGCATCCACCAGGCCGAGCAATGTGCCAACCTGCAACAGACTGAGCATTAGAACTGAAAATGGCAGAAGAGTCACTCTATTGAACTTTACATCATTATTTGATGTTAAACAACGAGGCAAATGCCAACAGTATATACAAAAACCAGCTTTGCTTTTACAAAAGATTTTGTTTCCCATATTGATTAATCCAGGCAGCTAACTCATTGGTTTATGCAACTTTATTGAAGAAAATAAATCAATTACTAGTAGAGCTATTAGTTGATCACTCATCCATTGACAACTTGCATCATTTATTCAGTGCTATATTAAACAGTGTTTTGGAAGACAGATTAACTAATAGCTCCAAGCCTCCTAACAAAATTTAAATGAATTACAAAAATGTTCTTAAACCCTATTCTGGAATACAAGGGATGTTTGACTTCCAATTTCCATTCTCTGTAAAACAAGAACTGGTCATTCCTTTATTGACATGCATAAGATACATCACATTTTCTGTTCTGCTGATGCTATAGATTCAGTACCAATTCTCCAGACACATCAGTTATGAGCAAAAGCATATAATAAAACCTCAGATCTCTAACACTGGAAGGTTTGGAACAAGATGGATGTTGCTACAGCAATATTACTTCTTTGATGGGAGAAAACTGAACATCCATCTCCCCTCCCCCCTTCAGGTGGTATCTTCAGTATCTGTTAGAGCAGTGAggaatgtttgtttgtttttaatctcATAACCAAGTTAGAATGAAGACATTGGCCACATAATACACatgctccattaaaaaaaattctgaatcTTGGGCAATTGTTCTTGTGTAACTACTTTACAGATTCTAAAAGCAGTTATTGTCCAAAGCTGGAAGAACTAAAGTCTTCTCAGATGAGCATGTGCATGAATGGAAGGAggtaaacaaaaaaataaaaaagatgagGTCTGATAGGGGAGCAGCCGGATAAGAAAATCAAAAAAGGAACAGTAATTTAAAGTTTATTCCAGCTATAATGCAGGTTATTCTGACTTTAAGGTAGCATCACATGGCATACTTCTGAGTCCATTCCCGAGATATTCTGTTGTACCTGCAGACAAAACCAGGAACTGAATTAACATCAGCATGAAAATGACAATTTCCTAAGCAGTTTATGATTAAATATGATTTTAATCCCATCTCTCTGTTCTCTTTACACTGTGAGAAGTCTCTTTCTGTACCGAGACATACCTGAATTCAAAAAACTGAACAACTTCCTCCCTACTCCAATTAGGATAGATATTCTCTAGTTTTTAGGAAAGCCTTAAAGTCAAGAGAAGCAAATTTGCAAGAAGTCTGTAatgaaaaaaattactgaaagagAAGAAACAGAGACTATCTAGGATGGAATAAAGGCAAATACTTCATTTGCATATTGTTCTTAGGTTAAGATTACAGTATCTATCCCCATGCCATAAGTAACGATTATTTGGTTAATAACGCCAGTGGATACAAAATGTCAAATTTccaattttaaagaaaaacaacacTAAGCATTTCACTGCACTGAATATTCTTTTCATACAAATATACTGCTCAAAATTTTAAGACTATTTAAAGTACACTACTTTCACAGGAACTGAGCTGACAATTAGTTAACACTTAACTCCATGCTTGTCAGTAAGTTAATTATTAACTATACAAGCAGAATATAATTCCCATATATTTCCAAGTTTATATGTGGAAGACAGACACTGCTGATTAAAGATAATTGAAATCGGGATTGTCTGAATTCACTCATGTCTATATATGAGGTCTCACTACAGGGCATCATTTTGAACCAAATTCTGACAAAATCTGGGTAAAATACTTACCAGAACCAATTGACAACGTAGCTCAGAACTCAGTAATTACTTCATACTAACTTTTTTTTGACCATGCAAGAGTAGTATCTGTGAGAAATAGTGACTAGCCAATACATTACACACTAACCACAGATCAAGCTGTTAAATTTCCATGTTCAGTAACTGGTGCATCCATTATCTGTTAGTTAATCCAGTGCCTTAGAGCATGCAGCACCCAAGTGCTGACAAATTTCCATTTTGTTAAATGCACCATAATTTGCAAATATTCTTACCCTACAGCATAGCGTATTTCTCTGTCCACTCTCTTGCTAACCTATTGTACCTAATAGGACAAATATATTTAGCATTAATATATATAAAACCCCCCAAATCTGCTTCATATAATTCTATCTGTGCAAAATAAAGAAACCTAAGGAAAATAAAGTTGTTGCAAcacagatggggaaaaaaaatctgctggccaTTTTCAAGGGAAGAACCAAAATTTAAGGCCAAGCTGCTGCCAAATGAAGGcatcaaaacaacaaaaagctgTTCAAAAAGCATTATGAAGATCTAACTAGATTTATGCATGGTAAGCAAAAAAAAAGTCAATATATATACTGTAAAATACTTCCATGCACATGAGAAAAAGATACGTCTCTTTCACCTATAAACTTCAAAGATGCCAAGctcctttgtttttaaattatgCACTACTCACTTTGACACACAAGTTTTCTCCATCTCAGATCTTCACAAAAGGTTCACTGAACACAACTGCTGTCTGACAATGAACTCTTACAGTCTGTAAAAATACCAGTCTTGCACAATTCTGTACTTACTTGTCTCTGTCTGTTTTATAGATACGTGCAATCTCTGGCACTAGTGGGTCATCTGGATTTGGATCACATAACAGTGAACAAATGGATAAgagaactgcaaaaaaaaaaaaaaaaaaaaagcaatctcAATAGTGAAAGAGGAATGGCAATCTCAGAAACAATGGAGCACAGATCTTTACATCAGCACAACGTTGTCACAGGACAGAACCTAGAAGTATTTTCCTGAAAAACAGCCAATATGAATTCATAACTCTTAAGTAAAAAGCCCAGACTAACTTAAAGGTTTGTAAGAACTATTTGCTTCCTATATCCCCATACTTAGAGCTGTCAGCACATACACGagaacagcactgctgtgccctgcacTATGATGTAACATAGCAGCCAACACAAAAGCACATTATGTACTCTGATGAACAGCATATCCATGGTTCTTATCACTAAAAGTAGAAAATTCTCAGATTTAagtttttcggttttaaatcagaCTGAATTTTTTATTTGCTGTACTTCAGGCAAGAATATTCTGGTCTGGACTGACAAAAACTACACACATGTTGTAAAAATCTCAGTAACACTGTTGCAGGCAACTATGAGAACTTCATCTTCTACTCTCACAGATGCTTTAGAAGAAAACAGTGAAGCATTAAAATGTAGGGAATCCACATTCAAATAACAAACTGactgttaggacagacagaaattaCAAGTTCTATAGACAAAAGGGCATTTTGAGGGATCTTTTGAAGCCACAGTGACCAGTGGCTTTGAGACAAAACAATTAGATCATCATGAAAATATTTATTAGCTGTTATTTACTGTAGTAAAATGAGGAAAGCCACAAATCTTCTCTTGCAACACAACATCAATTTATCATGAAGTACGATCAGTAAACTTAGTTCATTAAGTAATGCAATGCAATGCCAGTGCACCGTGGTAGAAAGCAGTATGTAACAATAACAGATTTATTCATCTACCCCAGATATGCCAATAGAACTATGCATGTAACTCTAGACAGGATGAAAAAATTATGCAAATTTCAGTATTAAAAACTGACTAGAAATTAATCTTTCATTTAATATGCGTATGTATCTACAtgggcagctccaaacaagcagTTTCTTAGCCTTGGCTTGAACACCCCAACAGAGGCTTAGTTCAATCCAAATACCAGCAAATTCCTTTGGGTCCAAGCTGGTAAACTCTGCTAGGAATACTGAAGCAAGTAAATGGCCAGACAAGGCCTTACATAGCCACATATGAGAaactgttagaaaaaaaaaatccattaaaaatgcAGTATCATCAAACTGGCAAAACACAGGCTTGAATGAGGAAGGTAAGTTAAGGGAAAATCAAAGAGATGGGTAAGAACTTAACACAATCAAAGCTAAAAGCACAGTATTCAGCACAAGATGGAAAAAATTCTCCTTCACAGAAGTTACCTTTAGAAATAGTTAAAGCAGGAGACCACTGTGATCTTAGAATATCAAGACAAATGCTGCCATTACTGTTAATATTTGGATGATAGATTCTTGTTGTAAATGCAACCtgcaacaaaaaacaaagaaacGAAGAATGTGTTTGGGTCTATGACAGTAACTGCACCTGTTTTGCTCAGTCAAGCCCTCAGTCAATTCCATTTACTCTAAAAGAAAAGGATTAAGCAGTTAAACTGCATGAAATTCAGGGAAACGCACCCAAACCACAAGCTCTGAGTCTCCCACTACCAGGCACTGTTTCCAACAGAGAGAGGGCAAGGATGAGTTTTAATCCCAGCTGCCTCTGATGAAGACACCCAAGAGCAGTGCCTGAACCACAGAAACACTTCTGTCACAGAGCTAAGTATCTTCCAACACTGCAGTGACCCCAAGGGGGTCATATTGACTGAAAATTGGAAGACAAAGCTAGTGGCTGATAAAGCTACCAAAAAAGAGCACATTTTGCAATTACTGCCAAACTCTTAGCAAATAACCCCTTCTCTCAATTTTAGGCACTCAGCAAGTAAATCTCTACCCACGGTGTCACATTCCTACAGACCAATCCAAACAGCCACAATAATACTTGACAGTCTCCTTGGCAAGAATTCTATTATAGTAACACAAAGCTGATGAAGTTTTCCTATCAATTcagaaaaccagaaatgaacccaaATATTTTAAGACATTTGGAATTCACACACATGGATTTGCTCATAAAGAATATGCTAACACACCCAGTTCTGTGGTAATCAGAATGGGACGCACACATCTAATAGATGGTAAGAATGCCTGAAAAGAAGTGAGAACTTGACAATACTACAATACAGAGGCTGGTAATTTCTTTCCTGTACTCAGTTCTTTAAAAAGCACTAATTTCACAAATGACATGGCAATACTTACCTTAGGTGGTTTGAATGGGTAGTCTGTGGGAAAGTGAATTGTCAAGAAGAATACACCACCCTGATATGGACTGTCGTTCTGTCAAAGCAAACAAATAATTCTCCTATTATCATCTTTAGGACTAAGTATCACTGAAGAtcttgtttttaaataaatggaGAGGCAATTTGTTTAAACCAAAATGTTTAACCCACCAATACAAGTGAGACATAATTAAAACTCAATCCTACTTCCTAAGCTAAGTGATACAGAACATACACACATAATTTACCATGTGGACCTCTCCAAGCTAACACATCATAAAACCCAGCAGCTCTGACAATCCACTCAGGACCAGAGGGCAGAAGCATTCAAATGCTTCTAAGATAGCTCCAAGAAGTAATGTTAACAGAGTAGGGGTCCCATCAGATTAAAAAACCTCCAGTTCTTTGTTTGGAGCTTATTTGTCGTGACCACCCAAGTTCAGAGTGGCTGCAGACTCCCATTCTCTCCTCAATTCTGTCCTTAGCTTCAGCCCTGCAGAAAACCTGTGAGTACACAGCTAGGCCCCTGTTccttgaaaaaacaaaacaaaacagaaagactCCAACAAAAAATCTCACCCATTCCACCAGCACAACCAAACAGACAAAAGAATAATCATAATTCAAGtgaatttttcctctctttctgtatTAGAAATTAACTGTAATCTAATATGAGAGAGTATTTCACATTTCCCCGCTTCAAGGGAAGAATTACTGGGATAATTCATTCAAGTGTCAAACTATAAGCAGTAAAGCAACATGTGGAAGTAAAAAAGATGATagtaagaagaagaaaaaactggAGTGACTAAATAGGGATTAAGTCAGCAGTTACAAGAAGAAAGAAGCAAAAGGCTTTTAACTCAAAATTACAACTAAATTTCTGAAATAGAGCTAACAAATATCATTGTTGAACCTGAAGAATACTTTGCTGTTAATTCTGGACTCGGGGCTAGGGAAAATGAATTTAAGGCATACACAGTACACTTCTACATTATTTGTTAATATAATTCTCATCTTAATTGCAGAAACAGTTCACCAATGTAAGGAAGTAACTACGTATTACTTAAATACCAAAGAATGAAAATCTGCACCACAAGACAGGGGACTCAGACCCTCAACATGCAGATTATACCCTCTGCTGTCTCTGATGAAATCTAGTGATCAAGATAGAACCTCTTGTATTTGGTCAACAGATACCATATGAGGCCTTAAGGAGCCAAAAAATACCAGATCTTTCACTGGACATATTGTGGGGATACATTTTATCAATTACAGAAACTCCTCTCTAAAATGTGTTAAACCAAACTCTCATACACCCAGGAAGATCAAAATATCCTATTGCAGAGGTGAAGATCAGATGACTGGTTCCACAATCCCTGTCTGTTATTaaaggcagcagcactagaaCTACTAACACCACACTGACACACTTCTGTCAGGGTACTGCCAATCTGGAAACAGGAACGCAGACCTTCTGACACCACGAAAACcacatgggggaaaaaaggagctgTACATTATTACACCACCAGGGAAAACTAAAAATAATAATCCCAAATTAAATTCAACCAGTGCTTAATACCTCATGACCATGCACACACCAGCCACGTAGAATCATCATATCCAGTGGAGTGCATAACACTCCTTGCTATTTAAGCACGAATATAGCTATTGAACAATTCTATCTTCTTGAGGTAATGATGAGCAGGTACTTTGGGATGAAGAAACATCTTTCAGTCCAGTGAACCTCTAATAGCCACGTCCTAGTAACACACTTGTAGCTATATATAAAGCCATGGTAATTCAGCATCACTGATATTTAATGCTGAACAGGTTACAGGTTTTGTCTTTTAAATACAGGTAACCAGCAAACTCCAGATGTGAACTGCTTCCAGGTTGTTTTCAACAAAAGCAAACATTTGGCTTCCTTAATGAGGAAAAAGTCCCATTCAGGTTTCAGATGCTTACTGAACATTCAACACTGACATTTTTCTCCCGTCATATTTAAACCTCACATTTCAGTGATTATTCCCTCTTCTATTCTTTCCAATATTCAAGATCTCAGCATTACACCAGACCAAATATGGATTCCCTTTAAAGATCCACACAAAAAGATCCCAACTAATTCCTGACAGTAGAACCAGGTCCTGGTACAAAGTTCATGCTAGATTAAAACTTTAGAAAAAGTTAAATGCAAACAAAATTTCCAGATATTTAGTAATAATACCTAAGATTGTTCTAGAGATGATTTCAGCTGAAATACATGTCCTTGTAAAAACACCACAACAACAAAATAactggtgggttttttcccctccctcattTTCCTTTACTGTAATGAAGATCTCTAGAACTTGGATAAGAGGAGCTAACAAAAGTAAACCAAAACCCCCAGAGTTTTCTCCTCAGTAGGAACTACTCATTTAATATTACATCACAAGAATCAGAATACTTACAGGTCCCATAATTGTGGCTTGCCAATGAAACACTACAAAAGAAAAACTCCGCATTATTATCTAGGCATGATATGCTTTGAGTCAGCAAACAAAACATTAAATTTGAAGTCACTTACTGTCATCTCCAACAGGACCTGCTGAACACTGTGCTGGAGGATCACGGGCTAAGTCACTAAGTTCCtttaggaaaacaaaaacaaatgaaaatactTAATTCTCACTTCATGTCTAGCAAAACCCTTTAACAGTTTTTCCATatacaaacacagaaaaatgtgCAATTAACAACTCTAAGAACCACTAGATCAGTATCAAAAATGTTTATAACAGACAAAGAAGCACCAAAACCACCTGTAACTACAGTGACTATGCCTTTACAAATACATGTATGTCACTACTGTGGAAACACTCCTGCTGAAAAAAGAAGCAGGACACAAAGCCTTAAGCTGGCAAAGTCTAATCACTTTTTGATTGAGAGTTACAAAGATTCAAGTCTAGAGAAGCCTGAAGTGGAACCAGAGAAATCAGCTGATAAGTCTTCATGAAACAGGAAAAACTCTGTATGTAACATCTGACATTAGAattaagaaaagaagaaaaaaccccacagaaacttGGTTTC includes these proteins:
- the UBE2D3 gene encoding ubiquitin-conjugating enzyme E2 D3 isoform X2 produces the protein MALKRINKELSDLARDPPAQCSAGPVGDDMFHWQATIMGPNDSPYQGGVFFLTIHFPTDYPFKPPKVAFTTRIYHPNINSNGSICLDILRSQWSPALTISKVLLSICSLLCDPNPDDPLVPEIARIYKTDRDKYNRISREWTQKYAM
- the UBE2D3 gene encoding ubiquitin-conjugating enzyme E2 D3 isoform X1, translated to MALKRINKELSDLARDPPAQCSAGPVGDDMFHWQATIMGPNDSPYQGGVFFLTIHFPTDYPFKPPKVAFTTRIYHPNINSNGSICLDILRSQWSPALTISKVLLSICSLLCDPNPDDPLVPEIARIYKTDRDKYNRLAREWTEKYAML